The genomic window CTGATATCTTGCTATGCTCATCTGGGACATTCAAATGCTGCGGTGTCACTGTATGATCAAATACTCACTGAAGGCTTGACACCCAACTCAACAACCTTGATCACTGTCATTTCAGCTTGTGCAAACTTGGTTGCATTGGAACGTGGAGAGAAGATACATTCTTACGTTAAAGAAATGGGGTGGGACTACAATGTATCAATCAACACAGCACTTATGGACATGTATGCTAAATGTGGGCAGCTTGGAATTGCAAGAAGGATTTTTGATtctatgcttcaacatgatgttGTTGCATGGAATGTTATGATATCAGGGTACGGGATGCATGGGGAAGCAAAACAAGCATTAGAATTATTTGGTAAGATGGAAGGAGGAAGTATTAAGCCTAATGGTGTCACCTTTCTTGCTATTCTATCTGCTTGCTGCCATTCAGGGCTTCTTGAGGAGGGCAGGAAGCTGTTCACAAGAATGGGAAAATACTCACTTGAGCCTAACCTGAAGCATTACGCCTGCATGGTGGATCTCCTTGGGAAATCTGGGCATCTCCAAGAAGCAGAAGATATGGTTTTAGCCATGCCAGTAGAACCTATGGCGGGATATGGGGAACTTTGCTTAGTGCCTGCAAATTGCATGACAACTTTGAGATGGGTTTAAGGATTGCAAAAAAGGCATTTGCTTCTGACCCAGAAAATGAGGGATATTACATTTTAATATCTAATTCTTATGGCAGTGCTAAAAAATGGGATGAGATAGAGAAACTAAGAGAAACGATGAAGAATCATGGAGTTCAAAAAGGTGTAGGTTGGAGTGCAGTTGATTATTGTGGGTGACTTCAATTTCAGTTATGCTCTTTCTGTACtcataattacattcttttgcAAAACAGATAGTGGTCTCATAGACAGAAGTACAAATTTGCTGATGGATGAAACTATTTGTTTGTTAGCACTAATCTTAGGTAAATGCTTGGAAGATCTGGGCATATGGATGATTTGAATGGCATAAAGTAAGATTGTCGGGATTTGAGGCCAAATGGCTAACTGTCTCGGAAGCAAAATATGTGAATGCTTACATTATAAGGCCATAAAACAGGTGACCGTTCTGCATTTTGGAGAATGCACAAACTGCTAATTTAAATAGAAGTGGAAATTGCTCGGTTAAAGTTGTGATTGTGCACATAATAGACCTGTGTGCCAGGCTGGCTGTGGCATAGTAGATGCAAGGTAGTAGATTTCGCTATGATGCAGGCTGAAGAAGCACACTGGTCGATATTATTTGGCCATGATCATAGTGTCAGTGTCACTATTGCAGTTTGCTGTAAGAAGTACTGATTGCTACATTTTTGTCATGATTATGGTGCCAGTGTCACTATTGCAGTTTTCTGCAAGAAGTACTGAGCTAGTATTATGTTGCTACAGTTGTCAGTTGCAAAAGAATGACACATATCTGAAATTGTGTACACGATTGCTTATGATAAGGTAACTTCGTTCTGCCCGTGGGTCTAATTTTTTTAATATTCTGTCTGTAACCCTGATAGCTTCCTTATCTGTTTCATTCAtcctgttcgcttatgctgaaatttggcttatgctgatgcttatgctgaaatgttgtgagaggaaaatactgttccatggctgaaaagtagcgCTGAATAAGTTCaagtttttttttactatttacaCTATTTATGggcagaagggcgggcctggtgcaagcggtagagtcttaccgcctgtgaccggaaggtctcaggttcgagtcgcggtctcctcgcattacacaggcgagggtaaggctggCTACGGTACTCGCGCTACAGTGAGACAGAAAGGATGGAGAAAGGAAACCGGCTTCTTACTACAGTGTTATGTCAGATAAACCGGAGCCGGTAGAAGCCGTGGCAAACGGGGCCACTCGATGAGGGTGAGATGAAGTCATGACTCATGAACGCGGTCGATCCGTAACTGGCTCCACTCGGGTACCCGtggcaacagcaacacaaactGAAAATCTCTGACCAACTTGTCGTTCTTTTAAACTGTCTGTTGATGACGTATGGCTGACTGAGCACGTCTGGACTCGTCGTGCGGGCCTGAAAGAATATAAATGCAAGCTGACACCTTATAGATTACAAATGGCATCTTGTACTTTCAGATATTCATATTCAtgtgttcaaaaaaaaaaagatattcaTATTCATGTTCATCATGACAGGCACAGTGTATCTTCACAAACCTTGCTCGAGAAGCCTGCATCTCCATCTTTCTTGACCATAGGAAAAGATAACCCTTCATCAACAGAACAAAAATATCTGCTACTCCTTTAGTCCTTTTCTCCTCCTATATTCAGATATAAGCTCTTTACGTTTAAAAAAAATATCAGATATAAGCTCTGACGTCGCTTAATCACGTGTGGAGCAGGACCTGAACCTTCTAGCACCTTCTCCGACTCACGTCCCCTTCGGAATCGATGCTCTTCTCAAAATCCTCGGCGCCAGCCATCTACCAACGGATGGTCGCAACGGCCCGCGACGTCGCAATCGCGGCGCACGTTACCACGCCTTTTTTCTCATAAAAACAACGAGAAAAACAGGGTTCACCACGAGCCAACACAAAAGAGTAATCTTGAAGCATATGCCGTGTGTTGGTACGAGAAGTTTAGATGACTTAGAATAAAATTAGACTATATACAACTACTTATATAAAGGAATGACGTGGCATGCTGAATATATGTGTTAGTGAGTTGTATTATATATGCTAAACGTAAGTCACAAGGATGATTTGTCTCGATGACATGGATATCATAAATATATGTGTTAGTGAGTTATATTATATATGTTAGTGGACTGCTTAAGTGGATAGCTTGCATGTGAAGATAGATTGTTAGTGGGATTTAggattataagagatatagatagatagatatctaTAACTATAATATTTAAGACCTAAAATTTTATCTTTTTTCATCCACCTTCCCCTAGTTATCTTAATAATAGAGAGTTTTTTCTGTCTTAGCCAATATTTCATtccattttttcatccacctctaccTAAGTGGAGATTTTCTTTCGTCCCGTCTTTTTATTTGATCCGAACTTATGACCCATACTCATATGAGTTAGAATAACTTGCGACTAGCGATGATAGATATAAGATCCATTTCCAATATTATTGGGTCACGCCCTTTGTATCTCGTACGTGACCAGAACTCATGAACTACGCTGAAAACTCACGTCTAGGGATGATACAGAGTCTAACTTTTATAGTATTAGATTCCATTGCAACGCGCGTGTACATCTGCCAGTAAAGATTAAAAAAATGCAGCAGCACTTATAGAATTTTTTTGAAACTCAACACTCATAGATTTGATGGACTCGATCCGACGCCACCGTCCCTTTGTTCGTTTTCTCTCAAGACAGGGGGTTGAGAGGTTAAATCCCCTACTCGTCAAAATCGTTTCCAATCCCCTCTAACCCAAACCGATTCTCTGGTTTTAGGGATGAAACGAATAAGGCCTCAAAGCAACTCCAACTAAGCTCCTACTTGAGCCTTTGTCCTATTTTTTTGAACTCAAACACATGAAAAATCTCTCCAATCAAGTCACTATTCAAGCTCTGATGGATGAGGGACTCTCATTTCTCTCTTATGAACCTTAGATGTAGGAGCTCCTCATCCTTCCCTCTActcctttctctcttttttataaAGCTGACAAATAGGAACAATGAACAGAGCTCGTGGCAACAAAGTGTAAAGTAGGTAAAATTTAGAAGATTGGTTAGAGCGCGCCGAGAAACAGAGGATGACATATGGTCAATATagggagaatttgaaggaatatagGGAGACAAAATTTGAGGGTTTTTGTTGGAACCCTTAGCGGAGGGTAATCCCGTCATTTGCCTGGCGCCGCTGTGGATCAATAAAACTGCAATGGACGCCAAACGAAAAGGCCCAACAGATTTCGTCTCCCTTTCGTCCTCTCTCTCCATTAACTCCGCCCCGCCCTCGTGTGCGTGTTATCTATCCACCCATCGTTCCGCCTCCCTTTCGCCGCCCGCCGCATCGCTTTTTAGGGTTTTCTCGCTCCTCCTGCTCCCCCGTCCCCTCGCTCCCCTCTAGCGCACGCGCGTCGACGAGCCCGTCCCGGCCGGCAGCCGCGCAGCACTCCGCCGCCGCCACTCACCACAAAGGCGTGATGGGGAACAGCGACGCCGCATCGCCCGCATCGGCGGCCGCCACGCGCGACGCCAAGAAGAAGAGGGTAAGAGGGGTTGTTGGCCTTTGGGGTTGGGGTCGGGATGATCTCTCTGGTTCGATTCGGGGCGAGGGGTTCCCGGTTGGTTTGGATTTGATTTGATTCCGCCGCTTGCTGATCTGATCTGAGTTCTGTGTTTTTTTTCTCCGGGGTGCGCCTTGCAGGGGAACCGCTCGGCGGCGAAGCTGAAGCAGAGCAAGCGCGAGACGCGCCGCGGGCAGTTTCTGTCCAAGGGGCAAGGTCTGATCTCATGCCTGGTCTGTGCGTTGTATTAATATGTGTTTGTGATTTTGGGGATTTCGGTCTTTGTATTGGGGATTCGtcagtggcagtggcagtggcagtggcagtggtgTGTATGCGGGAGTTGATCTCTCCATGCGTCGTTGATCTCTCCATGTGTCGGATCAAGGTTTTATATACAAGTTATGATCTGTTCTGTGAGAAGTACGTTATGATCTTCTCTGAGACATAGTtctggattttttttgtttttcaggtGCTGCTTCTGAATGATATATATCTTTTTGTTGATTGGGGTGATTTAGCTGTAAAGTTAAGTTTGTGTTTTTGTTGTGGATTCGTTTAAAATCTGATATATTCTTTCGTTTTGGATTGGTCCAGGCAATGATGCCAAGGTTGCAACTTCGCCAACAGGAGCAGGTTCAAATGCTGGCTCACCCATCCTTGCTTCCCCGCACCCTCCACTTCCTCGTCGCCGGGTTGATTCCAGATCAAGGGGTAGTGATCCGGACGACAGGGAGGAGGCTGGTGCTGCTGGCCTTGAGGTAGACGGCAGTGGCCTTGACTCCCCAGGCTCAGACAAGTCCCAAGGTGGTGACTGCCCTCAGAGGAAGGGGTTCTCTGGCAATGGCGGTGGCCGCAGCCTCAGCAGTGGAAGCAGTGTATGGTCCAGCTCAAGGAGTGTGAGTGATGCTGAGGAGGATTCAGGCGGCCCTGAGGATGAGAGTGAGGTCTTCGATGATTGGGAAATGGCTGCTGATGCGCTTTATGTCGAAGACAGTTCTTGTAACCAGAGTTCAGGTCCCACGCCGACACCCCCACCAGCTCTGACCACTGCAGCACCTGCCCATGCAGCAAGACCAGAACCGATTCGAAGCAAGACAAGGGCTTGGGCACCAGATGACATATTTCGACCACAGAGCTTACCCAGCATATCCAAGCAGGCCAGCTTCCCAGCAAGCATTGGTAACCGCTGGCCGGAGATGGGAATGAGTGCTGT from Miscanthus floridulus cultivar M001 chromosome 11, ASM1932011v1, whole genome shotgun sequence includes these protein-coding regions:
- the LOC136493096 gene encoding uncharacterized protein isoform X1, with the translated sequence MGNSDAASPASAAATRDAKKKRGNRSAAKLKQSKRETRRGQFLSKGQGNDAKVATSPTGAGSNAGSPILASPHPPLPRRRVDSRSRGSDPDDREEAGAAGLEVDGSGLDSPGSDKSQGGDCPQRKGFSGNGGGRSLSSGSSVWSSSRSVSDAEEDSGGPEDESEVFDDWEMAADALYVEDSSCNQSSGPTPTPPPALTTAAPAHAARPEPIRSKTRAWAPDDIFRPQSLPSISKQASFPASIGNRWPEMGMSAVQQGILSLPLSCPICCDDLDPTDSSFCPCPCGFHMCLFCHNRIKLEDGRCPGCRKQYNTVSAAEGGGGGAKAAVGTGREMEKRLSRSCSMGPSY
- the LOC136493096 gene encoding uncharacterized protein isoform X2, with protein sequence MICSVRSNDAKVATSPTGAGSNAGSPILASPHPPLPRRRVDSRSRGSDPDDREEAGAAGLEVDGSGLDSPGSDKSQGGDCPQRKGFSGNGGGRSLSSGSSVWSSSRSVSDAEEDSGGPEDESEVFDDWEMAADALYVEDSSCNQSSGPTPTPPPALTTAAPAHAARPEPIRSKTRAWAPDDIFRPQSLPSISKQASFPASIGNRWPEMGMSAVQQGILSLPLSCPICCDDLDPTDSSFCPCPCGFHMCLFCHNRIKLEDGRCPGCRKQYNTVSAAEGGGGGAKAAVGTGREMEKRLSRSCSMGPSY